From a region of the Acinetobacter calcoaceticus genome:
- a CDS encoding MFS transporter: MSNEEKSGLKHWVPAFVLMVCVVLAFFDKISIAVLFSDPHFQSAMGIDEDKAKLGWLMTSFLLAYGFSSVFLSFLGDIFNPKKMLFWSVTSWGLLMFCMGFTTSYSGMLILRVLLGLAEGPLFALAYTIVKQTYTDRQQARASTMFLLGTPIGAFLGFPITANVLAHHDWHTTFFVMAGLTLIAIFSIVFGLRNLQLKKTVEIEGESKRTNFKGHIANTKVLLSNRAFWLVCLFNIALMTYLWGLNSWVPSYLMQDKGFNLKEFGMYSSFPFIAMLIGEVIGAFLSDKLGRRAIQVFSGLLLAGIFMYVMVIMTEPLLIIAAMSLSAMAWGFGVAAVFALLAKVTTSNVGATAGGIFNGLGNFASAIAPVLIGYIVMQTHSFNLGITFLAAVAVIGSLFLVPLLKRY; this comes from the coding sequence ATGAGTAATGAAGAAAAAAGTGGATTGAAGCATTGGGTACCTGCTTTTGTCCTTATGGTGTGCGTGGTACTGGCATTTTTCGACAAGATTAGTATTGCGGTTTTATTTTCAGATCCTCACTTTCAAAGTGCAATGGGAATTGATGAAGATAAGGCCAAACTGGGATGGCTCATGACAAGTTTCTTACTTGCTTATGGTTTTTCATCAGTCTTTCTAAGCTTTTTGGGTGACATTTTTAACCCAAAGAAAATGCTGTTTTGGAGTGTAACTTCATGGGGTTTACTCATGTTTTGCATGGGGTTCACCACCAGTTATTCGGGCATGTTGATTTTACGTGTACTTCTCGGTTTAGCAGAGGGTCCGTTATTTGCCTTGGCTTATACCATTGTTAAACAGACTTACACAGACCGTCAGCAGGCACGTGCTTCAACCATGTTCTTACTTGGAACACCAATTGGTGCATTCCTTGGGTTCCCAATCACTGCAAATGTTTTAGCACACCACGACTGGCACACCACTTTTTTTGTGATGGCTGGATTAACGCTAATCGCTATTTTCAGCATTGTTTTCGGTTTGCGTAATTTGCAACTTAAGAAAACCGTCGAAATTGAAGGCGAGAGCAAACGTACCAATTTCAAAGGCCATATTGCCAATACCAAGGTACTTTTGAGCAATAGAGCATTCTGGCTGGTTTGTCTCTTTAACATTGCATTGATGACTTATTTATGGGGCTTAAATAGCTGGGTTCCTTCTTACTTAATGCAAGACAAAGGCTTCAATCTCAAAGAGTTTGGAATGTATTCAAGCTTTCCATTCATTGCCATGTTAATTGGCGAAGTGATCGGCGCATTTTTATCTGACAAGTTGGGCCGCCGCGCAATTCAAGTCTTTAGCGGTTTATTACTAGCAGGCATTTTCATGTATGTGATGGTCATCATGACCGAGCCATTATTGATTATTGCAGCGATGTCTTTAAGTGCGATGGCTTGGGGTTTTGGAGTGGCCGCTGTATTTGCTCTGCTTGCAAAAGTAACGACCTCAAATGTAGGGGCGACCGCAGGTGGAATATTTAATGGTCTAGGCAATTTTGCTAGTGCAATTGCGCCTGTACTGATCGGTTACATCGTGATGCAAACACATAGTTTTAATCTGGGAATTACCTTCTTGGCTGCTGTCGCTGTCATCGGGTCATTGTTCTTGGTTCCTTTATTAAAACGTTATTAA